Part of the Engraulis encrasicolus isolate BLACKSEA-1 chromosome 1, IST_EnEncr_1.0, whole genome shotgun sequence genome, aagttATCAGCTAAGGGTATATGATCTGGACCAGTGGCTCCCATCTCCCAGAAGTTATCACCCATGCCAAACGGGAGGATGTGCTGTGCAGGAACaccgaagaaggagaagaggagaggagaggagaggagaggagaggagaagagaggagaggagaggagaggaggggagagagggatacaatATATAATGGTCTCTGCACCAGTGGCCTCCATCTCTCAAAAGTTATCACCCATGCCAAACAGCAGGATGCGGTCCGCTGGAACAccgtggagaggagaaggagaggaggaaaagaagaggagagaagaggtggagaaaagaagaataggacggaggagagatgagatgagaggataaGATGGGGGGTTATTATTatcactactattattattatactatgttattacgtgcgtgtgtgcgtacgtgcgtgtgcatgtgctggtgGAAATAGCAGCCAAAGGATTCCAGGAAAAGACGTGatttaaggtgttgcttaaacacaaccagtgaaggggcattttggatgtggtcaGGCAGTTTGTTCCAAAAGAATGAAGCAGCTTTGTCGTGGGTGGCCTAAAGCTCGAGTAGTAATACTAGTAGCAGTAAcagtattgtattattattactgtgaTTGTTATTGATATAATTATTGTGACTATTACCCAAGgctctagccaggccacgccctcctagtgacgcaacaccttctgtgttgcttctagtctggccaagagagcaatgtaaatatcgtttctgatctcccaagaAAAggaggaactccacccactttgccggacaccagtcaaccagtagcacacCTAGGGAGGCGggcaaccatgccatttgggagacgttaattgttatggtcttggtcagagcaagtctcaaagagatttgaaagtcgatgataatcaggctacctaggCTCTGCCAGATCCCTTGTGTCTCGTGGAGGACGccattagcagtagtagtagtagcaggcgtagtaatagtaatagtagtagtcgtggtaataataataatagtagtcgtggttataataatagtagtaggcgtagtaataataatagtcatAGTCGTGGTAATAAGAATAGTAGTAGTCGTGGTAACAATAATAGTCGTAGACgtggtaataataatagtagtattcgtagtaataataatagaagTAGTCGTGGTTATAATAATAGTCATAGTCGTGGTAATAAGAATAGTAGTGGTCGTGGTAATAAtaatagtgtagtagtagtaatagtaatagtagtagtcgtggtaataataataatagtagtcgtggttataataatagtagtaggcgtagtaataataatagtagtattcATAGTTATAATAATAGTAGTAttcgtagtaataataatagtagtattcGTCgttataataatagtagtagtcgtagttATATTAATAGTAGTAGTCGTGGTATTATTACCCAAGACTCCTCCAGATCTCTCGTGTCTCATGGTCGGGAGGGAGGCCGCTGGCTGCGTCACCAGAGAAGAAGGAGACGTAGAGGCGGTCAGGAGGCAGCCCGTACTCCTCAGTCAAGAGCCGCCATGCCATGCTGCATGCCTCCtcctgatggggagagagagagagagagagagagagagagagagagagagagagagagagagagagagagagagagagagagagagagagagaattccagTTCCACGGCCCaattctctgtctgtttgtcaagtCTGTTGTATCTTTAAGTAGTCTCCAAATGGACCAGTTgcctaccagtgttaatttcgtgacgaaatattttcgtcataattatcgttaacgattgtttttcccctgacgacaataaaacgatgacgaaaaaaacagcaggcgtttgtacgaaaaatataacgatattgattcatattttcgtcaaaaaaataaaaatgtgactacaataccaccggagacgaaaaccaataggaagcattttcgttaatatgtcactgaaacattggaaaagaattgcctgctatttcgcaagtcgcgaccctcatctgctccgcgtctcctacctcctcccctccctcacacacacacacgcagcagtcacagtgacaggcagcgtcggtgccgcagtagcagcagtagcctacttttcagtgcaatcctggctggaaacaacattgttgcccatttatccatgacgaagaagtttatgcagtcatgaaatagtggtggtgctgtcgcacatagcaaacatctttctctaacgatgcatttttgcggaacttctccactccctactatagcctacatgaacctgctacccgacggtcgttgtctgatcttttttcaatgttcgctaatgtttgtaatttaagggtctatgcgtaggcacaagccttctgataagaatcacttaagTGCCAATCGCAaaggattgtggagaagtgtgtagttttgcgacttgtttcagtcaaggacactgaaataggaagtgaaccttccacgctttcacatgcGTTATTGGGGGACAGTTATTTgcagttattgcaataacgtcttgcgaatgcatgcaaccatggacagAACCATGTCAACAAGAGCGcgtgtgccatcacaactttgcatcaagcaaataatatgcaacagcttgcaatacgcgcacgagagagagcaagagagagagagagagagagagagagagagagagagagagagagagagagagagagagagagagagagagagagacgtcttctaACAGGTGCCATGcctttgtaacgcttgcatactgtaggctactgtaccccgcgacgttCTTGATTAAGCCTACTGGTActgtatacccacaagtatttttcataacgtgcagtcccgttttcccccgaagtcgttctaaaatatcgacagagatttatgagtgacgcggccatgattttttttacacattggacgcactggcttaggctataagacgctctggcagtttttgacaatattttattattagcctacaatatgtcattttaatcattgatttccccaaatggtattttagtttgacaattttatagagaactgtagacaagaggaaatgaatgtaatattttagttgactaaaattattttagatttcgtcgactaaaattgtatgaattttagtcgactaaaattagactgtgactaaaactaaaattaaattttcgtcaagagactaaaactaaaactaaattaaaaattcctgtcaaaattaacactgttcctACCATATCAAAGAAGGTGTAATGGTAGTAGACATATCTGtatctgtctgcttgtctttctgtctatctatatTGTTGGCCGTGtttccgtgtctgtctgtctgtctgtctgtctgtctgtctgtctgtctgtctgtctgtctgtctgtctgtctgtctgtctgtctgtctgtctgtcggcccatttccctttctgtctgtctgtctgtctgtctgtaccttgTATTTCAAACcattgtgctaaccctgttaaatatatttttttgacaATAAAGGACACAGTGACCAAAATGACCAGTTACCCAGCATTAAAAAGAAACTGTGATGGTAGACATCCTTACCTTTCTATCCACCTATTTGCCtagtgcctacctgtctgtctttctattggcccatttccctgtctgtctgtctgtctgtctgtctgtctgtctgtctgtctgtcgtaccTTGAAGTAGTCTCCAAAGGACCAGTTGCCCAGCATCTCGAAGAAGGTGTGGTGGTAGACATCCTTGCCCACGTCCTCCAGGTCGTTGTGTTTGCCGCCGGCCCGCACGCACTTCTGGCTGTTGACCACACGCTGGTACGAAGACATCTCACTACGCGGGTCGGCAGAACCCAGAAGTATGGGCttgaactgagagagagatagagagagagagagagagagagagagagatagagagagagagagagagagagatagagagagagagaggaaggaatacAATGATATATGGCTTGAactgagacacatacacatgcatgtgcacacacaagcgcacacaaacacaggaaggAATGTCATGCAGCAATGTCATGTGGGCTcaaacgtcaggtggtacaacaacCACAGCTAAACACATAATGCTACAAAGCATAACAAAAACATTATGTCTTGCCAATCTTGCCATAATTGTCCTGTAATTCAGTTTCCCCCATCAAATTGTTTATCATCATCAAAACTCCATCAGCCTGAACTACTATAGGTAAACAAACGAcctacaaagtaaaaaaaaaaaaatgttgaagagCTTTAGTTTAATCTTTCTTGCAAATCCCCTTCCCGTTCAATAATATGTCAGTTCACAGACACAATGACGTGCATGGGAACATCATGGGTCAATAAATGGCATTTCCCTAGGGGAAAGTAGCTCCGTTGAACTTGAGACATTAATATATCGAGACAAGTACACGGTGTAGAGGACACATTAATACTAACAATTTTATAACAATACTCGTTCACAGTAATACGCGTTCACAGCGCTTGGTGTGTGCTGACACTACATTAAGTTTGACAGCTGAACTGTGACAGTGACAAGACAGGGCACTTGACAGCTCGCCACGTAAGTCGGCTAGCTCCCTCCCATTGTAAGAATATCTGTCAGAATACCagtcactgtgtttgtgtttgtttataatGTCCTTGTTGAATGTTATTTGGCTCTACCTGATTCATCCCCGCGTTCACAAACAGAAGGCTCGGGTCTCCCCTTGGCCGAACTGGGGAGGACGGCACGTATCTGTGCCCGTGCTGGTCTTTGAAATAATCGATGAATTTCCGCCGAACCCATTTGGAGGAGAATTCCTTATGAACGTGAGAGTGTGGCAAGGTCGAGCACTTGCGTGACAGAGGTGCCAGAAAGGTAAAATGCATGTTTAAAACAGCACTGCGGCTGGCGGTGAGGATTCTCACGGGCGCCGCCATGTTGGCTGATGTGAAGTGAAAGGTGACAAGCTTGGATTCCGCCAATCACAATTGGAAGGATTTCTTAAAGGGGCAGCGCTGTCACAGCTTACAAAACAAATTCAGCCACGGACGTATGAAAAGCTAGGAAACATTGAACGTTAATATGAAAGGTGACAAAAAATAAATACTGAACAGAAATATTAAGCAACACTGACAAAATGTCCTTTCTGTTGTACTTTGCCTTGTTTTGTTCATTGAGGCTCATTTGACTTTTACCGGTAGGTCTACTTTCCAAGCCCACGATCATCACCGAGTGCGCGCGCAGCGTTGGCTCTAAACAAGGTcagcgaacacaaacacacacacagagtgcagcaGAAGAAAGAAAACATGCCGTCCTGCTGTGTGACTGGTTGTACCAATAGAGACACGAAAAAGCACAGGTTTTACGCTATTCCTAGAGGGAACAGGCCATTCCAGACGTATAGGAGAGGTTTGTGGTTAAAAGCAATTAAacgtaccgactggactgaggacatcatcaggaatgcccgtgtttGTGGCGACCACTTCATATCTGGTAAGCTGATGTGCAGTAAATGTCCGTGAATGGTTAGCTTCTATTAAGTTATATGtccttctcagtgtgtgtgtgtgtgtgtgtgtgtgtgtgtgtgtgtgtgtgtgtgtgtgtgtgtgtgtgtgtgtgtgtgtgtgtgtgtgtgtgttatgaatgaatgaatgtgtcagagaaagtatAAACTCATATCCAGTTtttactgcacagtgtgtgtgtgtgtgtgtgtgtgtgtgtgtgtgtgtgtgtgtgtgtgtgtgtgtgtgtgtgtgtgtgtgtgtgtgtgtgtgtgtgtgtgtgtgtcaatgtcttgtatttttagttaaactgcacattggagactggtcaaatgcatttcaaacaacttttttttttacaggtgaAATGTCACTGGATCACTGGAATCCTGATTTTGTGCCCTCCATTTTTTTGAAGGCAGAGATGAAACGGTGAAATGACAATACCTTGCTATTTATTTCTGTAGCTTGTGTTTAACAATATTTTATCCATCGAGAATAGAAAAACATTGAGATGGAatctgctcattgaaaatgtgatgTAGCAATATGGTTGATCTCAGTATTGGTTGTGTTGATCACATAAAGGTACCTACCTGTAAGACACGAGAAAGTGAGTGAAAGGTTTGTGTTTGCTTCACCCGGTCAACCTTCTGCTCCTGCGACTGAAGACGAACAACACAAAGACATCACCAGTGGTGGTAAGTAtatattagggctgtaatgatacacattacattactcttagctgacattgttcatccaaagcaacttatagaTATTACAGGTTtaagtccctggagtaatgtgtggTTTGGTGCCTTGAAAGGGCACTTCAGCAGCcacggatggaggtgtagggagaggtaagggccggatttgaacctgcaaccctgtgatcttacAGTCCAACTCcgtaaccattacaccacggcttcccactattacaccacggctgcctccAACTAACAATTCAGTTCTTATCACCATCTTTGATttgcggttcgatacaccccacggcATGTTTCTTTTAAATGCATCTTTGAATTGATATGATTCAAAGCTTGGAAGCacgagggtcaaagacgtgcaaaatggcattgtcattcagtgcaacggataccttctgctgactgtaacgctAAAAAAagcatgatttttaaattgtttcaagtgaatggatgtcagccgaggctttcatgaattcactggaaaaaaaaataacatgaaaaaagagtcatgtttttacagttacagtcagcagaaggtatccgttacactgaatgacaatttcattctgcacgtctttgacccactatcacatcatatcatgtggttgtgttCCCGGATAGCTGTGAAAGGGCCTGTCACAATACGGTCTTCTTGCACCACAATACAGCATTGTTGTGACACtttgtatcgcgatttctcggttcgatacagtaCTATATCTTCACAGTATATCATTACAGCCTTAGTGTATATGCTGTACTTCCTAAGCATCGTCAACTATTGTGGAATGATTTGGCATGCAAGTCTTCTCTTGACatgcaatcagggctctaaattaacacctgcaaaccggccaaattctggtgaaaattcagtttggctggtagaaaataaaacttagtagccactttgatccattgATGTGTCTGGCTAGTAGTCTTTGCCATTTTGGCTGATAATgaagaaagttaatttagagcccttcatGCAATGTTAATGTACTAAACAGACTGAAGCATGTATGTGATAAAATGTCATCCTTTTCTTCTCCCCTCATATTCCCAACGCCTCTTCTCATATGATTATACTTTGTGACTGGGAATGCCTCATCaatgttctttcctcctgaaataaaatgcaacatttttttttctgcaaaagATGAAAAGGACATCCGGGTGATAAAGATGGAGTACGACCACCTACCTGTGAGCTGCACTCcgctgagggaggaggaggaccacCATAGCCAGCTGGAGGAGCCTCGGCAGCAGCTACGGGAAGAAaacaagagagtgaaagagggagtggGGCTTACGTACTCGGGGGTTTCATTCTCCAATGTGAAGTTCAGCGTGGCACAACTTGTGTTTTTCACTGGTGTGACATCTGTGGTCTTTGACTGGTTGAGCAGTAAACTGACAGGTAGTGTAAACTTGTGTACAcactaagaaggaatgtgtcagaaatgacacaacttgtgttgaatttcaacacatgtggtgtgtgtgctcagggacaacacattttgtgtcaatttTCAGATAACACATCATATGTGTCATCTTTATTGACACAGAAATGTGTCATCCTGACACACTTTGTGCAagtaatgtgttatttttttaaactcataAATGTGTCATTCCTGACACACTTTGTGTAagtaatgtgttattttttttaactcataAATGTGTCATTTATTCTTACGAATGTGTTATTTATTGATGCTTATCACTGCACCATTATAAAACCGGAACTTAACAAAAACAATTAGGCCAAACAAACTATTTAGATGATCAAGACCATAGTATTTTTTattgatatacaaatatacagtacaaaatTGATACAAATTATTCAGTACAATTCCTCTGTCATATTACACAGATTTAAAAGATTTTATATTTAGGGTTTACATACAGTTTATCTGAGTTGAAATCTCGCACAATATCAAGGGGCCTAAAATCAGCCAAATCATCTGGTATGACCAGTTTGATGGTCTTCGACACTTTCACCACATATGCATAAAAATGGTAGTCAAAATACAAAACATCCAGCAAGGTAACAACCATTAAAAAGGTATGCTCGTTTGGGATGAGGTGAAGAACCTCACCAAATAAACACTCCCCATGACTCTGTGCTTTCATAGAAAGCACACACCCTGTTCTATACTCTTGCCCATTATGTTTTATCAAATGTGTGACGTAGATGGTGCTGGTCATGGTGAACTCTTTCTTGATTATTTCTTTCATTTCATCAAGGATACTTGGTGGTACCTGCAAGGCTCCCACCAGTACTGGAATAGCATTATGTACATCCGGAATGGAGCAAAAGGGGTCTCGAATTTTAAAGTTAGTTAGTTGTTGCACTTGATGTTTGTAGGCTAAAGTTTTAGCTATGTTTTTAAAATTACAAACAACATGGGCATGTCTTTTAAATGGGTTATGTTTTCCTTCGAAACGCATACACCAGAGTTGAGAGATGGGACCAAATGAACATATTAACCTTGCATAATGAGTCATGAAGTGGTGCTTAGGTATGAGATTCCTACTGTAGAGTTTTTTGAAAAGTAAATGATGGTCAATAATGACTTGCTTTAAAAAAACAGCAAGACCTGTCGTCACGACTGGCGCAAAAATAATGCTGCAAATCTCACGCAACAAAATAAATAAGTGCCAGTACTCATTACTCCTATCAACACGATCCCCCACCAAAAACGGTAAAGCCTGTAAAAGGCACCACATTTGGGAGGCGGTTTGACGGATAGCTCCTTCAGATGATTTTAAGTTCACAATCACACTAGGCTTATTCTTAATATTTGAATAGCCATAGTCATATGTTACAATTCTGTTGTTTAACTGTTGTAATGTTAAACACTTTTCTTCATAAACCAAATGTCTTAGCAATAACTTCAGTTCCAAGGGAGCAACACCTTCTAGTACATCATGCATGATGTCGGCACATATATTTTCTGTGACATGAAAGTACTTCAAGGTGTTTAAGCATGAATTCTCTTTCACTCCTGTGGCGCTCGCATCACACAAGATGGCATGTTCTGTGTAATTCTGTCTAGTTCGCATTTCTACTTTGTCATCATCCAACACAGTCTGCATTTCTTCCTTGTCAATTAAACAGAACTGGCAAGGCTTATTAGCACTAAAGCTCTCCACATAACCACACAAGGTGTGCATTGCCAAATTATCTGCAGTTAAAACTGTTATGGTCCCATACAACTTGTGATTTTGCCCATTCACATTTATGTCAACACCACAACTCTCAAGTTGTCTAAGGTCTTCCAGCAAAG contains:
- the LOC134458343 gene encoding uncharacterized protein LOC134458343, which translates into the protein MPSCCVTGCTNRDTKKHRFYAIPRGNRPFQTYRRGLWLKAIKRTDWTEDIIRNARVCGDHFISGEMSLDHWNPDFVPSIFLKAEMKRYLPVRHEKVSERFVFASPGQPSAPATEDEQHKDITSGDEKDIRVIKMEYDHLPVSCTPLREEEDHHSQLEEPRQQLREENKRVKEGVGLTYSGVSFSNVKFSVAQLVFFTGVTSVVFDWLSSKLTGTTHFVSIFR
- the LOC134454669 gene encoding uncharacterized protein LOC134454669, producing MYICPKCNMYFKQSKILIWHLREVHALSDQLDFTLICSQDGCPRTYQCINSFSKHLNRQHKCTNDFEDHQPYPQPYPQPDPLHATSSELPRQNEAEELSNNNCCAEGIVEPEHSLTRPKGATARFVAKMYSGSNVSLTDVTRTVNNVKDLMESTVSGLQDSVISTLKSLGVPENDERVQSLMCDFESAKHTFDEIDTPHKMSTYFSDKLDMVQPKEIFLGHRTDTLRKDGQIKQVLAPDTCQYIPIIDTIQFLFCNDQMQQLYFQSKKRKDNKMTDYSHGSRFLLNPLSCLHPDFLQIQLYYDDVETTNPLGSKTKIHKMGAVYFVIRNLPQQFTSSLSHIHLCLLFNSIDRETYGLGKIMEPLLEDLRQLESCGVDINVNGQNHKLYGTITVLTADNLAMHTLCGYVESFSANKPCQFCLIDKEEMQTVLDDDKVEMRTRQNYTEHAILCDASATGVKENSCLNTLKYFHVTENICADIMHDVLEGVAPLELKLLLRHLVYEEKCLTLQQLNNRIVTYDYGYSNIKNKPSVIVNLKSSEGAIRQTASQMWCLLQALPFLVGDRVDRSNEYWHLFILLREICSIIFAPVVTTGLAVFLKQVIIDHHLLFKKLYSRNLIPKHHFMTHYARLICSFGPISQLWCMRFEGKHNPFKRHAHVVCNFKNIAKTLAYKHQVQQLTNFKIRDPFCSIPDVHNAIPVLVGALQVPPSILDEMKEIIKKEFTMTSTIYVTHLIKHNGQEYRTGCVLSMKAQSHGECLFGEVLHLIPNEHTFLMVVTLLDVLYFDYHFYAYVVKVSKTIKLVIPDDLADFRPLDIVRDFNSDKLYVNPKYKIF